A genomic stretch from Mya arenaria isolate MELC-2E11 chromosome 10, ASM2691426v1 includes:
- the LOC128205548 gene encoding uncharacterized protein LOC128205548 isoform X1: protein MGNSLKRTRGKKERFDELAASGEAENLQHQQQADEALRAASTSKHHAQIEKHTIVCTTAIEDAAGRGIERIDEDTEAHKRDIEALATRKKAEISQHQQQRQQEDEAIRAASTSKHHAQIEKHTIVCTTAIEDAADRGIECIDEDVEAHKRDFDLLANMRKAELLQQQQEVDEAFRTDLKETLRKYHLKHNSFLSLGPFFSSDDSRLKDFYVPPTLSEVLQQRISKENGPREHKTRPITSLEQLLTPADTTKQFTIITANAGVGKTSFCKFIAVLWCASHGHETDTISTFKERFDIPFESLEKIPYLLYIPMRSIPQGRTHSIEKLIFDHLENVIGYLKQDRDKLRRVFMNERCLVILDGMDESSLSTLVPAMAKRKYSIIITCRPWKLADMELPKYTHINIDDLSNSSQKNLFEHVNKLLNAYNSTTFEVKNFLATLEAKKLQPLSSNTLVGLQLYCLWYDQRMDDETSENNKTRMTLGPTRSHIYAAILEKMFSLEMKKTKDFSERQQNKISTQRPLPKCFEGRKLCKAKSCLIYETGKIALKMLVNSKIEFDEETMHSLLDGQFLLDSGIISAYMSHKCSIENKVYHFLHKTYQEMFAAIYISSLNFKSEDWLALEDNFNTVFSPDIMSFLCVMNYEQGRRCSEIFGNIEREFYREDAFYANEIIEYQDTVQLAYNECVNNGVSEPQLTLRHVELNRENAASIGPLLQQNLSGLYSCVIECSEGYPANTSITSMEQLHTLCISSKEEGNASRQSIPTLFPNKLTFLCLFDLNIETDNLNLASCGNIKVIILLNLRLRHVTIAPTQLETFLVAIEDNIRENIPPMEVTFAHGRRFTNKLKKLRLDNVTLNETLNIQHCDQLQELWLDTLTFSDDFHLDLSSFTHLSVVDLRNLRLRHVTIAPTQLEKFWVSIKDNIRENIPPMEETLSHGRQFTNTLKKLSIDNVTLNETLNIQHCDQLQELWLDTLTFSDDFHLDLSSFTHLSVVDLRNLRLRHVTIAPTQLETFWVSIKDNIRENIPPMEVTLSHGRQFTNTLKKLSLDNVTLNETLNIQHCDQLQELWLKTITFSDDFHLDLSSFTHLSVVFLLNLRLRHVTIAPTQLEKFLVSIKDNIRENTPPMEVTFAHGKQFTNTLKKLRLVNVTLNETLNIQHCDRLQELWLKTITFSDDFHLDLSSFTHLSVVFLLNLRLRHVTIAPTQLEKFLVSIKDNIRENTPPMEVTFAHGKQFTNTLKKLSLDNVTLNETLNIQHCDQLQELWLDTLTFSDDFHLDLSSFTHLSEVVLQNLRLRHVTIAPTQLEKFWVAIKDNIRENIPPMEVTLSHGRQFTNTLKKLSLDNVTLNETLNIQHCDQLQELWLDTLTFSDDFHLDLSSFTHLSEVGLRNLRLRHVTIAPTQLERFWVSIKDNIRENIPPMEVTFAHGRQFTNTLKKLSLDNVTLNETLNIHQCDQLQELWLDTFTFSDDFHLDLSSFTHLSEVVLQNLRLRHVTIAPTQLEKFWVSIKDNIRENIPPMEVTLSHGRQFTNTLKKLCLDNVTLNETLNIQHCDQLQELWLDTLTFSDDFHLDLSSFTHLSEVDLRNLRLRHVTIAPTQLEKFWVSIKDNIRENIPPMEVTFAHGRRFTNTLKKLSLHYVTLNETLNIQQCDQLQKLRLDTLTFSDDFRLDLSSFTHLSAVVLGNLHLRHVTIDPTQLEKFWVYIKDNMRENTPPMEVTFAHGRRFTTTLKILSLDNVTLNETLNIQQCDQLQKLWLDTLTFSDDFHLDLSSFTHLSEVDLRNLRLRHVTIAPTQLEKFVVFIKYNIRENIPPMEVTFAHGRQFTNTLKELCLVNVTLNETLNIQQCDQLQKLWLNTLTFSDDFHLDLSSFTHLSEVDLRNLRLRHVTIAPTQLEKFWVAFKDNIRENIPPMEVTFAHGRQFTNTLKKLCLDNVTLNETLNIQQCDQLQELWLNTLTFSDDFHLDLSSFTHLSEVDLRNLRLRQVTIDPTQLEKFWVAFKDNIRENIPPMEVTFAHGRQFTNTLKKLSLDNVTLNETLNIQQCDQLQELWLDTFTFSDDFHLDLSSFTHLSEVLLQNLRLRHVTIAPTQLEKFWVLITDNIRENTPPMEVTLSHGRQFTNTLKELSLVNVTLNETLNIQQCDQLQKLWLNTLTFSDDFHLDLSSFTHLSEVDLRNLRLRHVTIAPTQLEKFWVAFKDNIRENIPPMEVTFAHGRQFTNTLKKLCLDNVTLNETLNIQQCDQLQELWLNTLTFSDDFHLDLSSFTHLSEVDLRNLRLRQVTIDPTQLEKFWVAFKDNIRENIPPMEVTFAHGRQFTNTLKKLSLDNVTLNETLNIQQCDQLQELWLDTFTFSDDFHLDLSSFTHLSGVLLQNLRLRHVTIAPTQLEKFWVLITDNIRENTPPMEVTLSHGRQFTNTLKELSLVNVTLNETLNIQQCDQLQKLQLDTLTFSDDFHLDLSSFTHLSEVLLQNLRLRHVTIAPTQLEKFWVFITDNIRENTPPMEVTLSHGRQFTNTLKKLSLVNVTLNETLNIQQCDQLQKLQLDTLTFSDNFHLDLSPFTDLSLLILHNHRLQRVTIATVPRENFWLSIKMIMQENTPPMEETFAHGKHFAHKLRELRLHNVTLNETLHIQQYDKLQQLRLGTLLLPDNSSIGLFSFTDLAVVTLQNLGLHHLIIVPDKLEKSWVLVNNNISKLIPNIIEALQSDEQFTNISQIYRSAGFAYIRIKRRYKSVNFGKRSLHNRGKFSGMGISVFSIAAC from the exons atGGGAAATTCCTTGAAAAGGACGAGAGGAAAAAAAGAACGTTTTGACGAGCTAGCTGCTAGTGGAGAGGCCGAGAATTTACAGCACCAGCAACAGGCAGATGAAGCTTTAAGAGCTG CCTCGACGAGTAAACACCACGCGCAGATAGAGAAACATACAATTGTGTGTACAACAGCCATTGAAGATGCTGCGGGTCGAGGAATAGAGCGTATTGATGAGGACACAGAAGCACACAAACGAGACATTGAGGCACTAGCTACTAGAAAGAAGGCCGAGATTTCACAGCATCAGCAGCAACGGCAGCAGGAGGATGAAGCCATCAGAGCTG CCTCGACGAGTAAACACCACGCGCAGATAGAGAAACATACAATTGTGTGTACAACAGCCATTGAAGATGCTGCGGATCGAGGAATAGAATGTATCGATGAGGACGTAGAAGCACACAAGCGAGACTTTGACCTACTAGCAAATATGAGGAAGGCCGAGCTTTTACAGCAGCAGCAGGAGGTGGATGAAGCCTTCAGAACGG ACCTAAAAGAAACTCTACGTAAATACCATTTAAAACACAACTCGTTCCTTTCGCTTGGACCGTTCTTTTCTTCGGATGATTCACGTCTGAAGGATTTTTACGTTCCTCCAACGCTGTCTGAGGTTTTACAACAACGGATAAGCAAGGAGAATGGACCAAGGGAACATAAAACACGTCCTATTACATCCCTTGAACAACTGTTGACACCTGCTGATACAACGAAGCAATTTACAATCATAACCGCGAATGCTGGTGTTGGTAAAACATCGTTTTGTAAATTTATAGCTGTTTTGTGGTGCGCGTCACATGGCCACGAGACGGATACAATCAGCACATTCAAAGAGAGGTTTGACATTCCTTTTGAGTCTTTAGAAAAAATACCCTATCTTCTCTACATTCCGATGAGGAGTATTCCACAAGGCCGCACCCATTCCATTGAAAAACTTATATTTGATCATTTAGAAAATGTGATTGGATACCTTAAGCAAGACCGAGACAAGTTAAGAAGAGTTTTCATGAACGAACGTTGTTTGGTCATCTTAGATGGAATGGACGAGTCTTCCTTGTCAACGCTTGTCCCAGCAATGGCCAAACGGAAGTACAGCATTATAATTACATGTCGCCCATGGAAACTCGCAGATATGGAATTACCGAAGTACACGCATATAAATATTGACGATCTCAGTAACAGTTCACAAAAAAACCTGTTTGAACACGTGAATAAACTCTTAAACGCATATAATTCAACCACATTTGAAGTTAAGAACTTCTTAGCAACTTTAGAGGCTAAGAAACTGCAGCCACTTTCCTCCAACACGCTCGTGGGTCTGCAACTATACTGTCTCTGGTATGACCAACGTATGGACGACGAAACatcagaaaataacaaaacaagaatGACGCTTGGACCAACAAGATCACACATCTATGCAGCCATATTAGAAAAGATGTTCAGTCtagaaatgaaaaagacaaaagaCTTTTCAGAAcgtcaacaaaataaaatttccaCACAAAGACCTCTTCCTAAATGCTTTGAGGGACGGAAGTTGTGTAAAGCAAAATCCTGTTTGATTTATGAAACAGGCAAGATTGCTCTTAAGATGTTAGTTAACTCGAAGATCGAGTTTGATGAGGAAACCATGCATTCGTTACTAGATGGGCAATTTCTTTTAGATTCAGGAATCATTTCAGCCTATATGTCACACAAGTGCAGTATTGAAAACAAAGTGTACCATTTTCTACACAAAACCTACCAGGAAATGTTTGCAGCAATATATATTTCGTCACTGAATTTCAAGAGCGAAGACTGGCTTGCGCTGGAGGACAACTTCAATACTGTATTTTCACCGGACATAATGTCATTCTTGTGCGTGATGAATTACGAGCAGGGCCGGCGATGTTCGGAAATATTCGGCAACATAGAGCGGGAGTTTTACAGAGAAGACGCATTTTATGCCAATGAGATAATCGAGTACCAAGACACCGTGCAACTGGCGTACAACGAATGTGTGAACAATGGTGTGTCAGAGCCGCAACTTACGTTAAGACATGTAGAGTTGAATAGGGAAAACGCTGCGTCAATCGGTCCACTCTTGCAACAAAACCTTAGCGGACTTTATTCGTGTGTTATTGAATGTTCCGAAGGATACCCTGCTAATACAAGCATTACAAGCATGGAACAACTTCACACATTATGCATATCGAGTAAAGAAGAGGGCAATGCTTCTCGTCAAAGTATTCCAACATTGTTTCCTaacaaattaacatttctttgtCTATTCGATTTGAACATAGAAACGGATAATCTAAACCTGGCCTCTTGTGGAAATATCAAAGTAATCATTCTGCTAAACCTCCGCCTTCGGCATGTGACGATCGCCCCGACTCAGCTAGAGACGTTCTTGGTCGCTATCGAGGATAACATACGAGAGAACATACCGCCTATGGAGGTGACATTCGCACACGGGAGACGgtttacaaacaaattaaagaaGCTCCGTCTTGACAAcgttactttaaatgaaacacttaatatacagCATTGTGATCAACTACAAGAACTATGGCTGGACACGTTAACATTTTCTGACGACTTCCACCTGGACCTGTCCTCATTCACGCACCTTTCTGTGGTAGATCTTAGAAACCTCCGCCTCAGGCATGTGACCATCGCCCCGACCCAGCTAGAGAAGTTCTGGGTCTCTATCAAGGATAACATACGAGAGAACATACCGCCTATGGAGGAGACATTATCACACGGGAGACAgtttacaaacacattaaagaaGCTCAGTATTGACAAcgttactttaaatgaaacacttaatatacagCATTGTGATCAACTACAAGAACTATGGCTGGACACGTTAACATTTTCTGACGACTTCCACCTGGACCTGTCCTCATTCACGCACCTTTCTGTGGTAGATCTTAGAAACCTCCGCCTTAGGCATGTGACCATCGCCCCGACCCAGCTAGAGACGTTCTGGGTCTCTATCAAGGATAACATACGAGAGAACATACCGCCTATGGAGGTGACATTATCACACGGGAGACAgtttacaaacacattaaagaaGCTCAGTCTTGACAAcgttactttaaatgaaacacttaatatacagCATTGTGATCAACTACAAGAACTATGgctgaaaacaataacattttctgACGACTTCCACCTGGACCTGTCCTCATTCACGCACCTTTCTGTGGTATTTCTTCTAAACCTCCGCCTTCGGCATGTTACCATCGCCCCGACCCAGCTAGAGAAGTTCTTGGTCTCTATCAAGGATAACATACGGGAGAACACACCGCCTATGGAGGTGACATTCGCACACGGGAAACAgtttacaaacacattaaagaaGCTCCGTCTTGTCAAcgttactttaaatgaaacacttaatatacagCATTGTGATCGACTACAAGAACTATGgctgaaaacaataacattttctgACGACTTCCACCTGGACCTGTCCTCATTCACGCACCTTTCTGTGGTATTTCTTCTAAACCTCCGCCTTCGGCATGTTACCATCGCCCCGACCCAGCTAGAGAAGTTCTTGGTCTCTATCAAGGATAACATACGGGAGAACACACCGCCTATGGAGGTGACATTCGCACACGGGAAACAgtttacaaacacattaaagaaGCTCAGTCTTGACAAcgttactttaaatgaaacacttaatatacagCATTGTGATCAACTACAAGAACTATGGCTGGACACGTTAACATTTTCTGACGACTTCCACCTGGACCTGTCCTCATTCACGCACCTTTCTGAGGTAGTTCTTCAAAACCTCCGCCTCAGGCATGTGACCATCGCCCCGACCCAGCTAGAGAAGTTCTGGGTCGCTATCAAGGATAACATACGAGAGAACATACCGCCTATGGAGGTGACATTATCACACGGGAGACAgtttacaaacacattaaagaaGCTCAGTCTTGACAAcgttactttaaatgaaacacttaatatacagCATTGTGATCAACTACAAGAACTATGGCTGGACACGTTAACATTTTCTGACGACTTCCACCTGGACCTGTCCTCATTCACGCACCTTTCTGAGGTAGGTCTTAGAAACCTCCGCCTCAGGCATGTGACCATCGCCCCGACCCAGCTAGAGAGGTTCTGGGTCTCTATCAAGGATAACATACGAGAGAACATACCGCCTATGGAGGTGACATTCGCACACGGGAGACAgtttacaaacacattaaagaaGCTCAGTCTTGACAAcgttactttaaatgaaacacttaatatacatCAGTGTGATCAACTACAAGAACTATGGCTGGACACATTCACATTTTCTGACGACTTCCACCTGGACCTGTCCTCATTCACGCACCTTTCTGAGGTAGTTCTTCAAAACCTCCGCCTCAGGCATGTGACCATCGCCCCGACCCAGCTAGAGAAGTTCTGGGTCTCTATCAAGGATAACATACGAGAGAACATACCGCCTATGGAGGTGACATTATCACACGGGAGACAgtttacaaacacattaaagaaGCTCTGTCTTGACAAcgttactttaaatgaaacacttaatatacagCATTGTGATCAACTACAAGAACTATGGCTGGACACGTTAACATTTTCTGACGACTTCCACCTGGACCTGTCCTCATTCACGCACCTTTCTGAGGTAGATCTTCGAAACCTCCGCCTCAGGCATGTGACCATCGCCCCGACCCAGCTAGAGAAGTTCTGGGTCTCTATCAAGGATAACATACGAGAGAACATACCGCCTATGGAGGTGACATTCGCACACGGGAGACGgtttacaaacacattaaagaaGCTCAGTCTTCACTAtgttactttaaatgaaacacttaatatacagCAGTGTGATCAACTGCAAAAACTACGGCTGGACACGTTAACATTTTCTGACGACTTCCGCCTGGACCTGTCCTCATTCACGCACCTTTCTGCGGTAGTACTTGGAAACCTCCACCTCAGGCATGTGACCATCGACCCTACCCAGCTGGAGAAGTTCTGGGTCTATATCAAGGATAACATGCGAGAGAACACACCGCCTATGGAGGTGACATTCGCACACGGGAGACGGTTTACAACCACATTAAAGATTCTCAGTCTTGACAAcgttactttaaatgaaacacttaatatacagCAGTGTGATCAACTACAAAAACTATGGCTGGACACATTAACGTTTTCTGACGACTTCCACCTGGACCTGTCCTCATTCACGCACCTTTCTGAGGTAGATCTTCGAAACCTCCGCCTCAGGCATGTGACCATCGCCCCGACTCAGCTAGAAAAGTTCGTTGTCTTTATCAAGTATAACATACGAGAGAACATACCGCCTATGGAGGTGACATTCGCACACGGGAGACAgtttacaaacacattaaaggAGCTCTGTCTTGTCAAcgttactttaaatgaaacacttaatatacagCAGTGTGATCAACTACAAAAACTATGGCTAAACACATTAACATTTTCTGACGACTTCCACCTGGACCTGTCCTCATTCACGCACCTTTCTGAGGTAGATCTTCGAAACCTCCGCCTCAGGCATGTGACCATCGCCCCGACCCAGCTGGAGAAGTTCTGGGTCGCTTTCAAGGATAACATACGAGAGAACATACCGCCTATGGAGGTGACATTCGCACACGGGAGACAgtttacaaacacattaaagaaGCTCTGTCTTGACAAcgttactttaaatgaaacacttaatatacagCAGTGTGATCAACTACAAGAACTATGGCTGAACACATTAACGTTTTCTGACGACTTCCACCTGGACCTGTCCTCATTCACGCACCTTTCTGAGGTAGATCTTCGAAACCTCCGCCTCAGGCAGGTGACCATAGACCCGACCCAGCTGGAGAAGTTCTGGGTCGCTTTCAAGGATAACATACGAGAGAACATACCGCCTATGGAGGTGACATTCGCACACGGGAGACAgtttacaaacacattaaagaaGCTCAGTCTTGACAAcgttactttaaatgaaacacttaatatacagCAGTGTGATCAACTACAAGAACTATGGCTGGACACATTCACATTTTCTGACGACTTCCACCTGGACCTGTCCTCATTCACACACCTTTCTGAGGTACTTCTTCAAAACCTACGCCTTCGGCATGTCACCATCGCCCCGACCCAGCTAGAGAAGTTCTGGGTCTTGATCACAGATAACATACGAGAGAACACACCGCCTATGGAGGTGACATTATCACACGGGAGACAGTTTACAAACACTTTAAAGGAGCTCAGTCTTGTCAAcgttactttaaatgaaacacttaatatacagCAGTGTGATCAACTACAAAAACTATGGCTAAACACATTAACATTTTCTGACGACTTCCACCTGGACCTGTCCTCATTCACGCACCTTTCTGAGGTAGATCTTCGAAACCTCCGCCTCAGGCATGTGACCATCGCCCCGACCCAGCTGGAGAAGTTCTGGGTCGCTTTCAAGGATAACATACGAGAGAACATACCGCCTATGGAGGTGACATTCGCACACGGGAGACAgtttacaaacacattaaagaaGCTCTGTCTTGACAAcgttactttaaatgaaacacttaatatacagCAGTGTGATCAACTACAAGAACTATGGCTGAACACATTAACGTTTTCTGACGACTTCCACCTGGACCTGTCCTCATTCACGCACCTTTCTGAGGTAGATCTTCGAAACCTCCGCCTCAGGCAGGTGACCATAGACCCGACCCAGCTGGAGAAGTTCTGGGTCGCTTTCAAGGATAACATACGAGAGAACATACCGCCTATGGAGGTGACATTCGCACACGGGAGACAgtttacaaacacattaaagaaGCTCAGTCTTGACAAcgttactttaaatgaaacacttaatatacagCAGTGTGATCAACTACAAGAACTATGGCTGGACACATTCACATTTTCTGACGACTTCCACCTGGACCTGTCCTCATTCACACACCTTTCTGGGGTACTTCTTCAAAACCTACGCCTTCGGCATGTCACCATCGCCCCGACCCAGCTAGAGAAGTTCTGGGTCTTGATCACAGATAACATACGAGAGAACACACCGCCTATGGAGGTGACATTATCACACGGGAGACAGTTTACAAACACTTTAAAGGAGCTCAGTCTTGTCAAcgttactttaaatgaaacacttaatatacagCAGTGTGATCAACTACAAAAACTGCAGTTGGACACATTAACGTTTTCTGACGACTTCCACCTGGACCTGTCCTCATTCACACACCTTTCTGAGGTACTTCTTCAAAACCTACGCCTTCGGCATGTCACCATCGCCCCGACCCAGCTAGAGAAGTTCTGGGTCTTTATCACAGATAACATACGAGAGAACACACCGCCTATGGAGGTGACATTATCACACGGGAGACAgtttacaaacacattaaagaaGCTCAGTCTTGTCAAcgttactttaaatgaaacacttaatatacagCAGTGTGATCAACTACAAAAACTGCAGTTGGACACGTTAACATTTTCTGATAACTTTCACCTGGACCTGTCCCCCTTTACGGACCTCTCTTTACTTATACTACATAACCACCGCCTCCAGCGTGTGACCATCGCCACGGTCCCGCGGGAGAATTTCTGGTTATCCATCAAAATGATCATGCAAGAGAACACACCGCCTATGGAGGAAACATTCGCACACGGGAAACATTTTGCACACAAATTACGAGAGCTCCGTCTGCATAAtgttactttaaatgaaacacttcaTATACAGCAGTATGACAAACTACAGCAACTGCGGTTGGGCACATTATTACTTCCTGACAACAGTAGCATTGGTCTGTTCTCATTCACGGACCTCGCGGTGGTAACACTACAGAACCTCGGCCTCCATCATTTGATCATCGTCCCGGACAAGCTCGAGAAATCATGGGTGCTTGTCAACAATAACATTTCGAAGTTGATACCAAACATTATAGAAGCGTTACAGAGTGACgaacaatttacaaatatatctcAAATATATCGCTCTGCGGGATTCGCGTACATTAG AATTAAAAGAAGATATAAATCCGTTAACTTTGGAAAGCGTTCTTTGCATAATCGAGGTAAATTCTCTGGCATGGGTATATCAGTATTTTCAATTGCTGCTTGCTGA